The following coding sequences are from one Halobaculum magnesiiphilum window:
- a CDS encoding MarR family transcriptional regulator, with amino-acid sequence MPSPATLLTPREGRTQTDILGELARAQFDEGEQLRQRELVDRLPHSKGAVSNNVGKLADTGLVVQEDHRYRIDEAALLDLYREHVDMYLARERADGPFDDELDAVNDQRTETKRQLPDLFAENELLVSVLATAFIDSTRASHLRTVPDVCHHADELVQHAAARIVTSETFSEDAIHNADVRTLLRLAVVLDRTRNGLARLAALEDVLEEYMPGNPPAQIMLTALNEDSTQ; translated from the coding sequence ATGCCATCACCGGCCACACTCCTCACACCACGTGAGGGACGTACCCAAACCGACATCCTCGGCGAGTTAGCCCGTGCGCAATTCGACGAGGGGGAGCAGCTCCGCCAGCGGGAACTGGTGGACCGACTACCGCACAGCAAGGGTGCCGTATCGAACAACGTCGGGAAACTCGCCGATACCGGTCTCGTCGTACAAGAGGACCACCGCTACCGCATCGACGAGGCCGCACTGCTGGACCTGTACCGCGAGCACGTCGATATGTACCTTGCCCGCGAGCGCGCAGACGGGCCATTCGACGACGAACTCGACGCGGTCAACGACCAGCGCACCGAAACCAAGCGACAGCTCCCCGATCTCTTCGCGGAGAACGAGCTGCTGGTTTCGGTGCTCGCCACGGCGTTCATCGACTCGACGAGAGCTAGCCACCTCCGGACGGTCCCCGACGTGTGCCATCATGCCGATGAACTCGTCCAACACGCGGCCGCCCGCATCGTGACGAGCGAGACGTTCAGCGAGGATGCCATTCACAACGCTGACGTCCGGACACTCCTCCGGCTCGCCGTCGTTCTCGATCGGACCCGCAACGGGCTTGCCCGGCTGGCTGCCCTTGAGGACGTCCTCGAGGAGTACATGCCAGGCAACCCGCCCGCACAGATCATGCTAACCGCCCTCAACGAAGATTCCACACAATGA
- a CDS encoding type I restriction-modification system subunit M, whose product MSSDTTPTLDDLDRYLFKCADIIRNTVDKTDYKDYILPLVFYKTISDTYQDNYEELLEEYDDPEIASDEAFHDFVVPEEYRWEELRKQNERVDEFINDAFSALERENEPTLDGVFRADFRRADALTDTKLANLVEHLSTYNLSTHRVPPDLLGEAYMDLVRHFADEEGRDGGEFFTPPHITDLMVRLLGPYTDGAEIHDPTAGSGGMLVRAARYAAEDPDSGDPDGFRLTGQEVNPDIAAIARMNLFINGFSEDGEIRREDSLSSPQFTEDGRLETFDYVLANFPFSADWDKDGLRDDKYGRFSWAEDGKLPRADRGDYAFIMHKIAQLNETGRAAIVIPHGVLFRRHESKFRKPMLSPDGDGIPGVDHEIVEAVIGLPANLFQNNSIPSAILVLNKDKPVERQGQVLFLHAGDNYVEQFYRELSNQSELTEQGLDHIVENFRSWDTEERVSRVVDVEEIAANDYNLNIALYVDTTEPREEIDVAEELSALHDLRAERDDLEARMDQHMEVLGYE is encoded by the coding sequence ATGAGTTCCGACACCACCCCAACCCTCGACGATCTGGATCGCTACCTGTTCAAGTGCGCCGACATCATCCGCAACACCGTCGACAAGACCGACTACAAGGATTACATCCTGCCGTTGGTCTTCTACAAAACCATCAGTGACACCTACCAGGACAACTACGAGGAGCTCCTCGAAGAGTACGACGACCCCGAGATCGCGAGTGACGAGGCGTTCCACGACTTCGTCGTCCCCGAGGAGTACCGCTGGGAGGAACTGCGCAAGCAGAACGAGCGCGTCGACGAGTTCATCAACGACGCGTTCAGCGCGCTCGAACGCGAAAACGAGCCGACCCTCGACGGCGTCTTCCGTGCGGACTTCCGTCGTGCAGACGCGCTCACGGACACCAAACTCGCGAACCTCGTCGAGCACCTGAGTACCTACAACCTCAGTACCCACCGCGTCCCGCCGGACCTGCTGGGGGAGGCGTACATGGACCTCGTTCGGCACTTCGCCGACGAAGAAGGCCGCGACGGTGGGGAGTTCTTCACGCCGCCACACATCACCGACCTGATGGTGCGGCTGCTCGGGCCGTACACGGACGGCGCCGAGATCCACGACCCCACAGCCGGCTCGGGCGGGATGCTCGTCCGTGCGGCCCGATACGCCGCGGAGGATCCCGACAGCGGCGACCCCGACGGGTTCCGACTGACGGGACAGGAGGTGAACCCCGACATCGCCGCCATCGCTCGGATGAACCTGTTCATCAATGGGTTCAGTGAAGACGGCGAAATCCGACGTGAGGACTCCCTCAGCAGTCCGCAGTTCACTGAGGACGGCCGACTGGAGACGTTCGACTACGTCCTTGCGAACTTCCCGTTCTCGGCGGACTGGGACAAGGACGGCCTCCGAGATGACAAGTACGGTCGCTTCAGCTGGGCCGAGGACGGCAAGCTCCCGCGAGCCGACCGCGGTGACTACGCGTTCATCATGCACAAGATCGCCCAGCTCAACGAGACTGGGCGTGCCGCCATCGTCATCCCCCACGGCGTGCTGTTCCGTCGGCACGAGTCGAAGTTCCGCAAGCCGATGCTCTCGCCCGACGGGGACGGGATTCCCGGTGTCGACCACGAGATTGTCGAAGCCGTCATCGGGCTCCCAGCGAATCTCTTCCAGAATAACTCCATCCCGTCGGCCATCCTCGTGTTAAACAAGGACAAGCCCGTCGAGCGGCAGGGGCAGGTGCTGTTCCTCCACGCCGGCGACAACTACGTCGAGCAGTTCTACCGGGAGCTCAGCAACCAGAGCGAGCTCACCGAGCAGGGGCTCGATCACATCGTCGAGAACTTCCGGTCCTGGGACACCGAGGAGCGGGTGAGCCGCGTCGTCGACGTCGAGGAGATCGCAGCCAACGACTACAACCTCAACATCGCGCTCTACGTCGACACGACCGAGCCACGGGAGGAGATAGACGTCGCCGAGGAGTTGTCGGCACTACACGACCTCAGAGCGGAGCGTGACGACCTCGAGGCGCGGATGGACCAGCACATGGAGGTGCTCGGCTATGAGTGA
- a CDS encoding restriction endonuclease subunit S gives MSDQSDLEQFASADSGGERQPAEPESEDPDPEEHGTARFPSLPADWEIKRLDEIATVQGGSTPSTDEDEYWGGDIPWATPTDLTELQGNTISDTEDKITEAGLESTSTHVLPPYSVLLTSRASIGKCAVNTVPIATNQGFQSLIPGEEVNTWYLYYVITEMAPYLESLGAGSTFSEISKREVQRVQIPVPPMEEQLRIAGILYDTDQGIFNTQSMLDEQEVIRKGVVREVLTEGTREHQDFTEKQFGSIPSDWPVVRLGEVLTDSRYGTDEKSHSDGEGYPTLRIPNVVQRRITEDDIKYTELSDSAVEKLALQEGDLLIVRTNGNPDYAGRCAVFEERDETYVFASYLIRLRFDEDRVHPKYVREFLNSSLGRVEMNGWIRTSAGNYNLSIGGIEKIEIPLPPLEEQREIVEIVETLDENKESTREYKNRISNLKEGISRRLVSGDVRIHSEVDIPDEVRVDV, from the coding sequence ATGAGTGATCAGAGCGACCTCGAGCAGTTCGCGAGCGCCGACAGCGGCGGCGAGCGCCAGCCTGCGGAACCCGAGTCGGAAGATCCTGATCCGGAGGAGCACGGAACGGCCCGTTTCCCCTCACTCCCGGCCGACTGGGAGATCAAGCGTCTCGACGAGATAGCGACGGTGCAGGGCGGGAGTACCCCGTCGACGGACGAAGACGAGTACTGGGGTGGCGACATCCCGTGGGCGACGCCGACGGATCTGACGGAGCTGCAGGGCAACACCATCAGTGACACCGAGGACAAGATCACGGAGGCCGGGCTCGAATCCACGTCGACGCACGTGCTGCCGCCGTACTCGGTCCTCCTGACGTCGCGTGCGTCAATCGGGAAGTGTGCGGTCAACACCGTCCCGATAGCGACGAATCAGGGCTTCCAGAGTCTCATCCCCGGGGAAGAGGTGAACACCTGGTACCTCTACTACGTCATCACCGAGATGGCCCCGTACCTGGAGAGTCTTGGGGCGGGGAGCACCTTCTCAGAGATCAGCAAGCGGGAAGTCCAGCGTGTGCAGATTCCCGTGCCGCCGATGGAGGAGCAGCTGCGGATTGCGGGGATCCTCTACGACACAGATCAGGGTATTTTCAACACACAGAGCATGCTCGATGAGCAAGAAGTCATCCGGAAAGGGGTCGTTCGCGAAGTCCTGACCGAAGGAACCCGTGAACACCAAGACTTCACCGAAAAGCAGTTTGGATCTATCCCCTCTGATTGGCCGGTTGTTCGGTTAGGAGAGGTTCTAACGGACTCAAGGTATGGAACTGATGAAAAGTCCCACAGCGACGGTGAGGGATATCCCACTTTGAGGATTCCCAACGTCGTTCAACGTCGGATTACAGAAGACGATATAAAATATACAGAGTTGAGCGACTCTGCTGTTGAGAAATTAGCGCTTCAAGAAGGTGATCTCCTCATCGTGCGTACCAACGGTAACCCCGACTACGCAGGGCGCTGTGCCGTATTTGAGGAACGAGACGAGACGTACGTGTTCGCATCGTACCTGATTCGTCTCCGGTTCGATGAGGACCGTGTCCATCCCAAATATGTCCGAGAGTTTCTCAACTCTAGCTTAGGCCGTGTAGAAATGAATGGGTGGATTCGGACCTCTGCAGGCAACTACAACCTGAGTATCGGGGGTATTGAAAAAATAGAGATTCCACTACCACCTTTAGAAGAGCAACGCGAGATCGTCGAGATAGTGGAAACTCTCGATGAAAATAAAGAGAGTACCCGTGAATATAAAAATCGGATTTCGAACCTGAAAGAAGGCATTTCACGGCGCTTGGTCTCAGGAGACGTTCGGATACATAGCGAAGTAGACATCCCTGATGAGGTGCGTGTCGATGTCTAA
- a CDS encoding DUF6293 family protein, producing MGLNVPDRVHIMPVGYEYERLVQPAEEFRADRVVLIGHEEDQEGDEGDEHLQAAINALEDRGIEIEPKECDIFDLYSSMGTIAESISEHQSDEIYVNVSTGSKVTAIAGMIASMVLECTPYYVRARDYEDDPDDIRGTTELPTYPIDAPDSEQVDVMQFIERVTEREGPPTKGDVIHFSEHLNLDYISRNVAGKGKYRLLDAHIVEPLKQRGYIAESKQGRNKILTLTEDGRAALEAFRWLIDRDIDWDEIEDVVDKESE from the coding sequence ATGGGGCTGAACGTTCCTGACCGAGTCCACATTATGCCGGTTGGATACGAGTACGAACGTCTCGTTCAACCAGCCGAGGAATTCCGTGCTGATAGAGTCGTGCTGATTGGACACGAGGAAGACCAAGAAGGCGACGAGGGCGACGAACATCTACAAGCAGCTATCAATGCGCTTGAAGACCGTGGAATCGAGATCGAACCGAAAGAATGCGATATCTTTGACCTCTATTCCTCAATGGGGACGATTGCTGAATCCATTTCCGAACACCAAAGCGACGAAATCTACGTGAATGTTTCAACCGGCAGCAAGGTTACAGCGATCGCTGGGATGATCGCCTCAATGGTTTTGGAATGTACGCCATACTATGTGCGAGCTCGTGATTACGAGGATGATCCTGACGATATTCGGGGGACGACTGAGTTACCGACGTATCCGATTGATGCACCCGATTCGGAGCAAGTAGATGTGATGCAATTCATTGAACGTGTTACCGAACGAGAGGGACCTCCAACGAAAGGAGATGTGATCCATTTCAGCGAACACCTGAACCTGGACTACATTTCGCGAAACGTCGCTGGAAAAGGCAAATACCGGCTGTTAGATGCTCATATTGTTGAGCCGCTTAAACAGCGAGGCTACATCGCCGAATCAAAGCAGGGTCGAAATAAGATCCTTACCCTTACTGAGGATGGTCGCGCAGCCCTGGAAGCGTTTAGATGGTTGATTGACCGAGATATCGACTGGGACGAAATTGAGGATGTTGTAGACAAAGAGAGCGAATAA
- a CDS encoding transcription factor: MEIVSTMGSGSLGRELDLDVFVDALREAVEYDINPGYSDSGMITVRLEPEGVAYLFYRSGSFQIRGAENEAALEKAEGRLQEVFAEIGLEVPEYSFEQRTAVFMENLDQSIDLERLMIELGLEHTEYEPEQFPALIYKPPAFEVTLLIFSSGKIIIGGTMSKRTAQEAIDHLTESLG; the protein is encoded by the coding sequence ATGGAGATAGTTAGTACGATGGGATCGGGCTCGCTCGGTCGCGAGCTGGATCTCGATGTGTTCGTCGACGCTCTACGGGAGGCGGTTGAGTACGATATAAACCCTGGCTACAGCGACTCCGGGATGATCACGGTTCGCTTAGAGCCAGAGGGTGTTGCCTATCTGTTCTACCGCAGTGGAAGCTTCCAGATTCGCGGTGCCGAAAACGAAGCGGCTCTTGAGAAAGCGGAGGGCCGGCTGCAAGAGGTATTTGCGGAAATCGGCCTAGAGGTCCCTGAATACTCGTTCGAGCAACGAACGGCCGTCTTCATGGAGAATCTGGACCAGTCTATTGATTTGGAACGGCTAATGATCGAACTCGGGCTCGAACACACCGAATACGAACCGGAACAGTTCCCGGCGCTCATCTACAAACCTCCCGCCTTCGAGGTGACGCTTCTCATTTTCTCCAGCGGGAAGATCATCATCGGCGGAACGATGAGTAAGCGTACCGCTCAGGAGGCCATCGACCATCTCACAGAATCCCTTGGTTAG
- a CDS encoding TATA-box-binding protein gives MTELEVANVVGMITYQQELDLAALAETFDERDEITDVTYEPADNHWLQTRFAPDDTYVAFYRTGRCSIAGCRSIEHFETMVDRVNAVMRELLDFEYEPAAEISNIVATSDLGSPIPLELLTLELGMDAVEYEPEQFPALMYRGTDHVILVFASGKLLCTGLTDLKAVSEAVDDLVERIQAVV, from the coding sequence GTGACGGAGCTCGAGGTCGCCAACGTCGTCGGGATGATCACCTATCAGCAGGAACTCGACCTCGCGGCGCTTGCTGAGACGTTCGACGAGCGGGACGAAATCACGGATGTCACCTACGAACCGGCCGACAACCACTGGTTACAGACGCGCTTTGCCCCCGACGACACGTACGTCGCCTTCTATCGGACCGGGCGCTGTTCGATCGCTGGCTGTCGATCCATCGAACACTTCGAAACGATGGTCGACCGTGTGAATGCGGTTATGCGTGAGCTGCTGGATTTCGAGTATGAGCCGGCAGCTGAAATCAGCAATATCGTGGCGACGAGCGACCTTGGCTCGCCGATTCCGCTGGAACTACTCACCCTTGAGCTGGGGATGGACGCCGTCGAGTACGAACCGGAGCAGTTCCCAGCACTGATGTATCGTGGGACGGACCACGTGATCCTCGTCTTCGCGAGCGGGAAACTCCTGTGTACCGGGCTCACCGATCTGAAGGCCGTCTCGGAAGCGGTCGACGATCTCGTCGAACGGATTCAAGCCGTCGTCTGA
- a CDS encoding type I restriction endonuclease subunit R codes for MSKLPSEAGYQHDVLGWLEELGWEVYGLDGEYGGSRLDREYNRTDKREVIYWDLLSEWLVESEINPEITEDNVDEVLNSLQRDLNHDTLVTGNRDFHEVLTTGKKFTLRAEGFVTDRDEDGDVDVIYVDLIDFENLENNRFVAADEFQVDGPNGRIRPDVNLFVNGIPLVTMELKSIAEDNDFYDAIRDLRNYEEKRSRLFVPGLFNVAADQGEYRYAAVGAPQRLYMPWRNAPEQYAVEDNEPKQAIRAMCNRETLLNLLKNYVFHERQPGGDARIIPRYMQYYAVEEIFDLIRTTDHKRGLIWHTQGSGKSFTMLFAARNLIQGATLGDRAPVLDNPQVLVVVDTDDLESQMENQLNALNFDRFDVARSGAHLQRLLEEGRSTLVLTTIQKFGNVDSDVQGNDETVIMSDEAHRYMEKDLGTKLNAALPDAYHFGFTGTPVREGDRDTFRNYEIPDSETPYLHRYSIKDGIDDGLILPVHFDIHEIDWDIDRAGLNQAFDAEFDHLDLDEKRELIQEYVTQTEIAELRSRVSAVARSIDEHYRGVEENGWKGMVVTPSRKAAALYGEELLKYRDPEEVEVLYTSNDPGAGDESGPGDKKLISQFHTTPEERSDIIRRFKDPDENPKLVVVCDMLLTGFDAPAVKAMYLDRNLKNHKLLQAIARTNRPAEQKNNGLIVDYQGVFRNLDEAFEYDDEEVKEMAAQPRGELFEKLERKIDDLLSLFEGIERDDGQETLLECLSRVSSHPEKRDFKQGFREVRDLYETLEPDPDLEKKGIRDEYRWLLTIYIAFRRNNNRDESPEDEFRAQTQKILQENVDVTDIKREFPIYELNGEDLEAMLDLPSMGAKANAIEHATQAHLQPRVDSNPQYEEFGKRVERIITKRQNGSITDPEAVERLTEVSNEILEFEEELSEQGLSDASYAIYLTLDEEYGDVIADEETAKDVAQDLWEGFEEEIQTDFEGWETRDSTRKAIRKMVIQRLIKTHGLSSLAKDDEFLEETIGYLTENAE; via the coding sequence ATGTCTAAGTTACCGAGCGAGGCTGGCTACCAGCACGATGTCCTCGGGTGGCTCGAGGAACTCGGTTGGGAAGTTTATGGTCTCGACGGTGAGTACGGGGGCTCTCGCTTGGATCGCGAGTACAACCGTACTGACAAGCGGGAAGTCATCTACTGGGACCTCCTGAGCGAGTGGCTCGTCGAGAGTGAGATCAACCCCGAGATAACCGAAGACAACGTCGACGAAGTGCTGAACTCTCTCCAGCGGGACCTCAACCATGACACGCTCGTCACCGGGAACCGAGACTTCCACGAAGTGCTCACGACGGGCAAGAAGTTCACGCTCCGCGCCGAGGGATTCGTTACGGACCGCGACGAGGACGGCGACGTCGACGTCATCTACGTCGACCTCATCGACTTCGAGAACCTGGAGAACAATCGGTTCGTCGCGGCCGACGAGTTCCAGGTCGACGGGCCGAACGGGCGGATCCGTCCCGACGTGAACCTGTTCGTGAACGGCATCCCCCTCGTGACGATGGAGCTGAAATCCATCGCGGAAGACAACGACTTCTACGACGCGATCCGAGACCTGCGGAACTACGAGGAGAAGCGGTCGCGGCTGTTCGTCCCCGGCCTGTTCAACGTCGCTGCCGACCAGGGCGAGTATCGCTACGCCGCTGTCGGCGCGCCGCAGCGGCTCTATATGCCGTGGCGGAACGCCCCCGAGCAGTACGCCGTCGAGGACAACGAACCGAAGCAGGCTATCCGGGCGATGTGCAACCGCGAGACGTTGCTCAACCTGCTGAAAAACTACGTCTTCCACGAGCGCCAGCCCGGTGGCGACGCCCGGATCATCCCCCGGTACATGCAGTACTACGCCGTCGAGGAGATCTTCGATCTCATCCGGACGACGGACCACAAGCGAGGACTGATCTGGCACACGCAGGGGAGCGGCAAGTCGTTCACGATGCTGTTTGCCGCCAGGAACCTGATCCAGGGGGCGACGCTCGGCGATCGTGCCCCAGTCCTCGACAACCCGCAGGTTCTCGTCGTCGTCGACACGGACGACCTCGAGTCTCAGATGGAAAACCAGCTGAACGCGCTGAATTTCGACCGGTTCGATGTCGCCCGGTCGGGCGCGCACCTCCAGCGCCTCCTCGAGGAGGGCCGGAGTACGCTGGTGCTGACGACGATCCAGAAGTTCGGCAACGTCGACAGCGACGTCCAGGGGAACGACGAGACGGTCATCATGTCGGACGAGGCCCACCGCTACATGGAGAAGGACCTCGGGACGAAGCTCAACGCCGCCCTTCCAGACGCGTATCACTTCGGCTTCACCGGGACGCCGGTCCGTGAAGGCGACCGCGATACCTTCCGCAACTACGAGATCCCCGACAGCGAGACCCCCTACCTCCACCGGTACTCGATCAAGGACGGGATCGACGACGGGTTGATCCTCCCCGTCCACTTCGACATCCACGAGATCGACTGGGACATCGATAGGGCGGGCCTCAACCAGGCGTTCGACGCCGAGTTCGACCATCTGGACCTCGACGAGAAACGCGAACTCATCCAGGAGTACGTCACCCAGACCGAAATCGCTGAACTCCGGTCGCGGGTGTCGGCCGTCGCCCGCTCCATCGACGAGCACTACCGCGGCGTCGAGGAGAACGGCTGGAAGGGGATGGTGGTGACGCCGAGCCGGAAAGCAGCAGCACTGTACGGCGAGGAACTGCTGAAGTACCGGGATCCGGAGGAGGTCGAGGTTCTCTACACGTCGAACGACCCCGGCGCAGGCGACGAGTCCGGACCCGGTGACAAGAAGCTCATCAGCCAGTTCCACACCACCCCCGAGGAGCGGAGCGACATCATTCGCCGATTCAAAGACCCCGATGAGAACCCGAAGCTCGTCGTTGTCTGTGATATGCTGCTGACGGGGTTCGATGCGCCGGCTGTGAAGGCTATGTACCTCGATCGGAACCTGAAAAACCACAAGCTGCTCCAGGCCATCGCCCGGACGAACCGGCCGGCCGAGCAGAAGAACAACGGCCTCATCGTGGACTATCAGGGCGTCTTCCGGAACCTGGACGAGGCCTTCGAGTACGACGACGAGGAGGTCAAGGAGATGGCCGCGCAGCCGCGCGGCGAACTCTTCGAGAAGCTCGAGCGGAAGATCGACGACCTGCTCAGCCTGTTCGAGGGGATCGAGCGTGACGACGGCCAGGAAACCCTGCTGGAGTGTCTCTCTCGCGTCAGCTCCCATCCCGAGAAACGGGATTTCAAGCAGGGGTTCCGTGAGGTGCGTGATCTCTACGAGACGCTCGAACCCGACCCCGACCTCGAAAAGAAGGGGATCCGCGACGAGTACCGGTGGCTCCTGACGATCTACATCGCCTTCCGCCGGAACAACAACCGGGACGAGTCGCCGGAGGACGAATTCCGTGCCCAGACCCAGAAGATCCTCCAGGAGAACGTCGACGTCACCGATATCAAACGTGAGTTCCCGATCTACGAGCTCAACGGCGAGGACCTCGAAGCGATGCTTGACCTCCCCTCGATGGGTGCGAAAGCCAACGCAATCGAGCACGCGACCCAGGCGCATCTCCAGCCGCGTGTCGACAGCAATCCGCAGTACGAGGAGTTCGGAAAGCGGGTCGAGCGGATCATCACCAAGCGACAGAACGGGTCGATCACGGATCCCGAGGCAGTCGAACGGCTCACCGAAGTGAGCAACGAGATCCTCGAGTTCGAAGAAGAGCTGTCCGAGCAGGGGCTCAGCGACGCCAGCTATGCGATCTACCTGACGCTGGACGAGGAGTACGGCGACGTCATCGCCGACGAAGAGACGGCCAAAGACGTCGCACAGGACCTCTGGGAAGGCTTCGAAGAGGAGATACAGACCGACTTCGAGGGCTGGGAAACGCGCGACAGCACCCGGAAGGCCATCCGGAAGATGGTCATTCAGCGGTTGATCAAGACCCACGGGCTCAGTTCCCTCGCGAAGGACGACGAGTTCCTGGAGGAGACGATCGGATATCTCACCGAGAATGCGGAGTAA
- a CDS encoding M48 family metallopeptidase — MPAIHVFDETIQYDIIESDDATEPRIDVDIHGVRIILPVGSEIEAETVADENAQWILDKWREYETHRQRAPARLFEEGETFPYLGDERRLSIETTDRARITPTTFVLPATAVDERGIKDVLEELYRREAREYFQARIDHYAAEMDVDPGRLELRNQRTRWASCSVQRTLSFNWRLVMAPPDVIDYVVIHELAHLRERNHTRRFWQLVRQYDPDYEQHVEWLKENSVRLIFTEEDL, encoded by the coding sequence ATGCCTGCTATCCACGTCTTCGACGAAACCATTCAGTACGACATCATCGAGAGCGACGACGCCACAGAGCCGCGGATCGACGTCGACATCCACGGCGTGCGGATCATTCTCCCTGTAGGATCGGAGATCGAAGCCGAGACCGTCGCCGACGAGAATGCTCAGTGGATCTTGGACAAGTGGCGTGAATACGAAACCCATCGACAGCGCGCCCCAGCGCGGTTGTTCGAAGAGGGTGAGACATTCCCGTACCTCGGTGACGAGCGCCGGCTCTCGATTGAGACAACTGATCGAGCTCGAATAACGCCAACGACCTTTGTGCTGCCGGCGACAGCGGTCGACGAACGAGGAATCAAAGACGTTCTCGAGGAGCTGTATCGGCGCGAGGCACGGGAGTACTTTCAAGCCCGCATCGACCACTACGCCGCCGAGATGGATGTCGACCCCGGACGTCTTGAACTCCGAAACCAGCGAACGCGATGGGCTAGCTGTTCTGTCCAGCGCACACTGAGTTTCAATTGGCGCTTAGTGATGGCTCCACCCGACGTGATCGACTACGTCGTCATTCATGAACTCGCACATCTTCGCGAGCGGAACCACACCCGTCGCTTCTGGCAGCTGGTTCGACAGTACGACCCGGACTACGAGCAACACGTCGAGTGGCTCAAAGAGAACAGTGTACGGCTGATTTTCACCGAAGAGGACCTCTAA
- a CDS encoding DUF1931 domain-containing protein, with protein sequence MADLIVKSAVKDALDDTNVSADFYEALDDEVAELLDDAARRAEANERKTVQPRDL encoded by the coding sequence ATGGCAGACCTGATTGTTAAATCGGCCGTGAAGGACGCACTCGATGACACCAACGTCTCCGCAGACTTCTACGAGGCGCTGGACGACGAAGTTGCCGAACTCCTCGATGACGCTGCACGACGAGCTGAGGCGAACGAACGGAAGACGGTCCAGCCGCGCGATCTGTAA
- a CDS encoding transcription initiation factor IIB yields MPSNNASEKTVSDVQSTTTEERGHEPTVEHEPSGRSACPECEGQVITEDDQSFCTDCGLIVADEWVDLSPTLNDLGLVGDADQSIEAVDPLRTDKGLHTKIGRNTDGHGNPLSNEQWEKVQRLRKWHKRMQFGEKRKRTKRLNEGLRDVEMIGGNLSLPDHVVKMAAQFLRSASEARLPGGRMAWEALAGGAVLLAARASSVNRDEIDVAVATHTKAPHERVCAAARKIRCECGFDAPLIRPNAVMAVVDALDDDTIPGARAVRTWRLAQHLMKLGDQVPVGPGTPRCTVAASALYAADRLLSRKHLTQEQVAVAASTIVPTSRNRIARYSRELVDAYKDKHGTDDPGVGLEAERDTLR; encoded by the coding sequence ATGCCGAGTAACAACGCGAGCGAAAAGACGGTTTCGGACGTACAGAGTACGACTACCGAGGAACGCGGTCACGAGCCGACGGTCGAACACGAGCCGTCGGGGCGGTCGGCCTGCCCGGAGTGTGAGGGCCAGGTGATCACCGAAGACGACCAGTCGTTCTGCACGGACTGTGGGCTGATCGTCGCCGACGAGTGGGTCGACCTGAGCCCGACGCTGAACGACCTGGGCCTGGTCGGAGACGCCGACCAGAGCATCGAGGCGGTGGACCCGCTGCGGACGGACAAGGGCCTGCACACGAAGATTGGGCGGAACACCGACGGTCACGGAAATCCCCTGAGCAACGAGCAGTGGGAGAAGGTCCAGCGCCTCCGCAAGTGGCACAAGCGGATGCAGTTCGGCGAGAAGCGCAAGCGAACGAAGCGACTCAACGAGGGGCTGCGGGACGTCGAGATGATCGGCGGCAATCTGAGCTTGCCGGACCACGTCGTCAAGATGGCGGCACAGTTCCTCCGGAGCGCCTCGGAAGCGCGGCTGCCGGGCGGGCGGATGGCTTGGGAGGCACTCGCCGGCGGCGCCGTCCTCCTGGCCGCGCGAGCCTCATCGGTCAACCGGGACGAGATCGACGTCGCGGTCGCGACCCACACCAAAGCGCCCCACGAGCGGGTGTGCGCTGCGGCGCGGAAGATCCGGTGTGAATGCGGGTTCGACGCGCCACTCATCAGGCCCAACGCCGTGATGGCGGTCGTCGACGCGCTCGATGACGACACTATCCCCGGGGCGCGAGCCGTGCGGACGTGGCGGCTGGCCCAACACCTGATGAAACTCGGCGATCAGGTGCCGGTCGGACCGGGAACGCCACGGTGTACCGTCGCGGCGTCGGCGCTGTACGCGGCGGATCGGCTGCTCTCGCGCAAGCATCTCACCCAGGAGCAGGTCGCCGTGGCGGCGAGCACGATCGTACCGACGTCCCGAAACCGGATCGCGCGGTACAGTCGGGAGCTCGTCGACGCCTACAAGGACAAACACGGCACCGACGACCCAGGTGTCGGCCTCGAGGCGGAACGGGACACCCTGCGCTGA